The sequence ATGACATCCTCGCCCCAGTTGTGGACCATGGTGAAAGTCAGCTTGCCACCCTTCTTGATGTAGAATTCAGAGATGCCCAGATGCAGGGCCGAGGTCACGTCGTGGGACGTGGCGCAACCGGTCACGATGTGAACTTCGGAATCCTCTTCCACCACCACGATGTTGTGCACGTTCTGGCCCACGTTCTGGCCCTTGATGAACAGGCAGGTCTGCACAGGCTCGGCGACCTTGACCCCTTTCTCGGTGCGGATGAAATAACCGCCATGCAGCTCTTCCCTGGCCGCCGCACGGGTGAAATCGTCCTTTTCGGGGTCCATGGCCTTCCAGAAATACTCGGGCAGCCCGTCGTATTTCTTGAGCGCCTGACGAATGCCCAGCACCTCCACGCCCTTGCCCGCGCTCTTGCAGTGCACGGTGGAGTGGTCAAACTGCAAAAACGTGCCCGCGCGCTCGCCGGCGGCGTCCACATCCACCCCGACCATGCGCAGCTCGCGCTTGCTCTCTTCGGACAGGGTGGAAAAATCGGGCAGCTCGGCGCTCTGCCTGCCGGAAAAAGAGTAGGAGTTCAGATCAACCAGGGTTTGGCTTAGTTCAGACATCTGATGCACTCCTTGTAGCCGTACTTGCTGATGTGATCCAGAATATCGCGGGGCCGGGTCGGCCGCGTGTCGCAGCACAGCACCCCGTTGTACATGACCTGACCGCGGTCGGCGTTGACGTAGTCGAGTATGTAGCCGGTGTGGGTGATGATGAGGCCCGAGGTCTTGTTGCGGCGACGCAAGTCGCGCATGCACGTTTCGGACGACGGAGCCGTCGCGCCGTCAAGCAGGGCGCGGGCCGTGTTGCCGATGAGGACCATGTTCTCCAGATCCACCCCGGATTCCGGCTCGTCGAAAAGGATCAGACTCGGATTTTGGGCCATGAGCTGCAAGAGCTCGGAACGCTTGATCTCGCCTCCGGAAAAACCGGAGTTGATGTCGCGATCCAGAAAACTGTCGAAATTGACGGTCTTGGCCATGCAGTCGACATCCACTTCCCGCCCGCGGGCGCACATGGAGACCAGATGACGGGTTTTCAGGCCATGGATGGTCGGGGGCCGCTGAAAGGACATGCCTATGCCGAGTCTGGCCCGTTCGTAGGTGGGCATCTCGGTGATATCGACGCCCTTGAAGACAATCTTGCCCGCAGTCACGGTGTACCCGCTAAAGCCCATGAGTGCCATGAGCAGCGTGGTTTTTCCGGAACCGTTGGGACCGAAGAGAATGAACGTCTCTCCTTCATCGATATTCAGGTTAATCCCTTTCAAGACTTCCCTGTCACCGATATTGACATGCAGGTTTTCAATCTGAAGCATATGGTATCCTTGTGGTATGAAAGGCAGGCTGGCGCGACAAAACAAGAATCAGCGCTTAATTGAGGCAGGGCCAAATGTCCAGTCGCCCTACTTCCACTCCTTCCAGGTTTCGGAACGGTAACAATAATAGCAGCGGGAATCATCCCGGAAAAAACGCAGCAGCAGCATGCCGACCACGAACCCGCCGATGTGCGCCCACCAGGCCACCCCACCGCCGCCCGCCGGTGCCAGCATCCCGGAAAGGACCTGCGTCAGGAACCAGGCCCCCAGATAGAACACGGCCGGCAGCTCGAAGATGAAGGGAATGATCAGGATAGGCAGGAAAGTAACCACCTTGGCGTGCGGATACAGAAAGAAATAGGCGCCCATGACCCCGGCGATGGCCCCGGAAGCCCCGACCACGGGCATGGTGGAAGAGGAATTGGTGAGCATGTGCACCGCGAGCGCGCCAAGACCGCACAGCAGGTAGAAGACCAGGAACTTGAAGGGCCCCATCACGTCCTCCACGTTGTCCCCGAAAATCCAGAGGGTCCACATGTTGACGATGAGATGCAGCCAGCCGGAATGCAGGAACATGTGTGTTCCAAGCGGCAACAGCAACCCTTCGGGATATCCCTGAAATATGGCCCACTGCGGGTCGAAATAGCGTGCCGGGACCACGCCGAACAAATGAAAGAGCCTGAATTCCTGGGCATTGCTCAGGCCCAGGCCAGCCAGAAAAAAGGCGATGTTCAGGGCCAGCAGCGTCCACATCATGTAGGACCGATGCCGGGAGGGGATGTTGTCGCGCAGGGGAAACATGGGTCAGTCCGCCTCCTCCATGGTGTCCGGGTTTTCAAAAATGGCGCACAGTTCATCGACGCACCGCTCGGCATGGCCGCGTAGCATCTCCTGCACGACCTGGATCAGAGCCCGCGCGCGGGAATGAAGATCCTGCAGGGAACCGGAATTGTCGACCACCAGCTGCGCCATGCCGACCTTCCTGTCCTGGGGCCATTGCCAGGAATCAACCATGACTATTCGCTCCGGGCTCCAGCCCCGGCCCTGCAGCCTGGCATGCCGCAGACGGTCCGGGCAATAGACCACCGCCAGCAGGTCGATCTCTGCGGCCAGCCCCGCTTCGCACAGCAGGGGAATCTCGGCCAGGGTCACGTCCTCGTCATGCGCGGCCCGGAAGGCGTGCAGGGCATGACGAACCAGCGGATGAACCAGTCGCTCCACCTCGCGGCGCAGGCTGTCGGACTCGGCCAGGGCGCTGCGGAGCAGGTCCTTGTCCACCCCTCCGCCGGGATGCGTGAAGCGGGTCCCGAAATGATGCTCCAGAATGGCGCAGCCCTCCCCGCCCTTGGCATAGGCCTCGGCCACCACCCGATCCGCACAGAAGACCGGCACTCCCATCTCCTCGGCCACTGCCCTGACGGTGGATTTTCCGCTGCCCACGGCTCCGGTCAGGCCGATGCAGGCCCGTTCACGGCAAAGCTCTCGCAGCACCTGCAGAAAATCATCCGGCGGCGGCGCGCAAAACTCCATGGATTCAAAACTGCGGGGATGCTCGAAACGCAGCTGCCAGGCATGCAGCATCTGCCGGGGGGCGCGCGCAGCGGTTTGCTTGTCGGCATAGACCGCGTCCCCCAGAAGGGGATGACCCAGCGCGGCCATATGCACCCGGATCTGGTGGGTGCGCCCGGTCATGATGCGCACCCGAACCAAAGAAGCGCTCCTGTCGGCAGCGCTCCAGAGCAGTTCAAACCTGGTCTCGGCCGCGCGGCCGCCGCGTTCAACCACGGCCATGCGCGTCTTGATGCTCGGATGCCGCCCCAAGGCAAGACTCACGGTCCCGGAGGAATCAGGCACCCCGGCGACCAGAGCCAGATACTCCTTGTAGACCTCCCGGGATGCGAAGGCCTGAGTCAGGCTCAGGCGGGCCGACTCGGACAAGGCCAGCACGATGAGCCCGGAGGTGTCTTTGTCCAGGCGATGCACGATCCCCGGGCGCTCCCCGGATTGAGACAGCAAGGCCGGAAAATGATGGGCCACCCGGTGCACAAGGGTCGGCTCAGCTACCGACGGCGCTGGATGGACGGTCATGGCCGGAGTCTTGTTGACCACGACCAGATCTTCATCGGCAAAAAATACATTCAGGGGCCCGTCATCGGGAACGACGCTTGAATCAGTGTATTCGGGGGCAAGTGTCAGGGTTTGTCCGGGCATGAGCCTGGTCGCAGCCTTGCTGCAGACCTGCCCGTTGATGCGCGCTCGCCCGTCCTTGATCCAGGCCTGAACGCGGCTTCTGCCCACGCCCTCCTCTTCAAGGCAGGTCTGCCAAAAAACATCCAGTCGCTGCCCGACATCCGCGACGCCAACCTTCTCCACATATTCCTGCATGCAGCCTTCCCCGTTACAACCGTGACCGGCCGACTCGGCCCGAAACGTACAATGTTTTTTTGGATTCCCGATACAACACGTTTTGCGTAGTCACCTTTCGCGCCGCTGACAAATGAAAAGGCGGCCCCGATCGGGACCGCCTTCCACTTAAGTCAATGTCGGAAGAAGATTATTTCTTCTTGTAGACACCCTTCAGTTCGGCCAGGATGCGGCGGTTTTCAGCGCGACCGGCATCGGTGTCATTGGTGGCGATGGGCTTGCTCTCGCCATAACCGACAGCGGAGAACAGGTTGGTGTCCATGCCGAGTTCGTTGACCAGATAGTCGCGGACGGCCTTGGCGCGTCGTTCGGACAACTTCTGGTTGTATTCGTCGGTACCCACGGAATCGGTGTGTCCGGCGATTTCAACGACGGTGAAGGACTGCTGCTGTCTCATGTAGGAAGCGAAATCAGCCAGCTCCTGATGGTATTCGGGCTTGATGTCGGACTTGTCGAAGTCGAAGTTGATCTTGAGCGTCACGATATCGTCAATGGGGCAACCGGCGGCGTCAACAGCCAGGCCCTTGATGGTGTCGGGGCACTTGTCGATGCAGTTGTTTACGCCATCGCCGTCGTCATCCAGGGAGCAGGGATCAACCGCAGTTGCGTCATCGTAGAAGACATCTTTCACGAACTTCTGCAGGGCGGCGTCATCGGCCAAATCGGCGGCGGAAGCGCCAACGCCGCAAGGCTGCTTCAGGGCGGTGATAGCGTCGAGCAAGGGCTGGTTGCCGTTCACGGTGTCGGCAAAGCTGATGGTGTGGAAACACGCGCCGTATTTTTCAGCCAGGGCGGCGGCAACCTTGACGGAGCCTTCGCCGGTGTTTTCACGGCCATCGGACACGACAATGACGGCACTGCGGCCCACGGCACCCTGCAGGGCGGGTTCAAGACCGGCCAGGCCTACACCAAGAGGCGTGGGGTTGGAGCCGATCACTGTAGGAATCTTGGCGATGGATGCACCATAGCCGGCGGTGGTGTAAGCTTCCAGAGCCTGGAGTTCACCGGCCGGAGCGGCGGTGCTGAGGGCGCCCTGATAGCCAAGTTCGGGGATCATGGCGTTCATGCGTTCGAGCAGGGCCTTGGCCAAAACGATCTTTGTTTCCTTGGTGCCTACATACTTCTCGTCCATGGAACCGGAGCGGTCAACCAGGATGAAGAAGTTGTCTACCTTGCGCACATAGTTTTCGGCGGCCACCGCCACGGAGGCGGAACACATGGCCACAAGCAGAGCCAAAAGAACCAATTTTTTAACTTTCATACGTTCTACTCCTCGGGTTGATATTACTTCTCAAATGAAAAAGCGGACATTTTTCGGAAAACCTGTCTGCTTATCTTTAGCTCTATCACAATTTATTGTCAAAGGCAGAAAAACAAAAGAAATATAAAATCTTCATCGGCAAACGGGTCGCCGTGGCAAATATGACTTGACCCTCGACTGAGCAGCGCCGACAATCAATGATATGGACGAATCTCTCAGGGCTGTCCCGGATTTTAAACGAGTCATTCTGCACTTGGACATGGACGCTTTTTTCACCTCCGTGGAACAGGCCGACGATCCTTTGTTGCAAGGGAAGCCTGTAGTGATCGGACAATCCTTGCGCGGAGTGGCCTCGGCGGCGTCATACGAAGCCAGAAAATACGGCATCAGATCCGCCATGCCCATCGTGCAGGCCAAAAAACTCTGCCCTCACGCAGTATTCCTGCCCGGCCGCATGTCCCGCTACCGTGAAATCTCGGTAAAGATCATGAACATTATGCGCGCGCTGTGTCCACTGGTCGAGCAGGCTTCGGTCGACGAGGCATATGCGGACATAAGCGGCACCCGGAGGATTTTCGGGCCTCCGGAAAACATCGCCCGGCGTCTCAAAGCCGAGATACTGGCCGCAACCAACCTGACCTGCTCCGTGGGCATCGCCCCCAATAAATTCCTCGCCAAGATCGCTTCGGACTGGAACAAGCCGGGCGGCCTGACCTTCATCCCTCCCGCCGACGTGCCCGCGTTCCTGCGCGACCTCCCGCTGGGCAGGATCCCCGGAGTCGGAAAACAGTTTCAGGAGGAGTTACGCCGCATCGGCGTGACCACGATCCCCCACGTTCTGGCGCACCCGCGAACCTACTGGAACGAGCTCATGGGCAAACGGGGAGCGTTCCTGCACGACAGGGCCTGCGGCATCGATGATTCGCCCGTGGTGCCCGGCAGCGATCCCAAGTCCTGCAGCGCGGAAAATACCCTGGACAGGGACACGCTTGACCGAACCCTGCTTGAGCGCTGGTTATTGATCCAGGCCGAACGCATCGGACGGGAACTGCGGGGGCTCGGGAAAAAAGGGCTGACCGTGACGCTCAAGATCAAATTCCAGGATTTCTCTTCCATCACGCGCAGCAGAACCCTGGCCAGGCCCACCGACATCACCACGGAAATCTTCGAGGCCGCGCGCATGCTCCTCACTGCCGAAAAACTCCCCCGGCCCGTCCGTCTCATCGGCACCGGAGTTTCCAATTTCCGCTTCGTGCAGGCCGAACTGCCGCTTATGCCCGATGCGGGCCGCAAGCGCAGTCAGCAGCTGGACCAGGCCATGGACCGCATCCGGGACAAGTTCGGAAACAAAAGCATCCTTCGGGCCGAGGCCGCCATCAGGGAATCGGACGCCGTGAACGACCTTTTATCCCAAAAAAATCGCACATCGAACGGACAATAATACTTGCCAAAGAAGATTTTTCTTGCTTGGGAAATCCGATTCGAACATCAAGCATATAAGGATATTCCATGTTTTCTCATGCCATCACCCGCATCCCCGGCCCGGATTACCCAAAAGGACTGACCACCTCCACCCTGCCCGCTCCAGACCTTGAACTGGCACTCCGGCAGCATGACGCATATGTACGCTGCCTCGAATCCCTGGGGCTGACCGTTGAAGTCCTGCCCGCCGCGCCCGGCTTCCCCGACGCCTGTTTTGTCGAGGACACGGCCGTAGTCGTCCGCGAGACGGCAGTCATCACACGCCCCGGAGCCCCGTCGCGCACGGGCGAGACGGTTCATATCGAAGCCGCGCTGGCCCCCCACCGCCCCCTGGCCCGCATAAAGGCGCCGGGCACCCTGGACGGAGGCGACATCCTGCAGGTGGGCAAACACTTCTTTATCGGCGTGTCGGACCGCACCAATGACGAAGGCGCGAGGCAGCTCGCCGCCATCCTGGCCGTCCACGGCTACGAGAGCAGCATCATCAAGGTGGCTGCGGGCCTGCATCTCAAATCAAGTCTCAACTTCGTGGGCGAAGACACCATGCTGGTCACGGCCGACTTTGCCGGACATCCGGCCATCGCCGATTTCAAACAGATCGTCTGCCCGGCGGACGAGGAATACGCGGCCAACACGGTGCTCGTGAACGGCACCCTGATCATGCCGACGGGCTATCCCCGGACCAGAGCCCTGCTGGAACCGCTTAACCTGCCCATCGTGGAACTGGACACCAGTGAATACCGCAAGATGGACGGCGGTCTGACCTGCCTGTCCTTACGTCTGCAAAACCCTGTTTCTTGAGTTTTCGACCATCACGGCGTAGGGGAATCAACGCAAGGGGGATATGTAATGGAACTGTTCAAAAATCGATACAAACGTGAATTCATCGAAGTCGCCTGCCCCAAATGCAAGCAGACCAAAATCATCTGCCTGCCCGAGGAGGAGATACCCACCTGCGAGTACTGCAAAGTCAAAATGAACATCAAAGAGGTTCTGACCGAGGGAAAATATTGACCACCGGCAAGCCTTGTAACCAAAGAGGAGGCTCTATGCGTTTTATGACGAAGATTGTTTTGGCCCTGCTGCTGGTCGCGTTTGCGGCCATGCCCGTCATGGCCGCGGATCACGAACTTGCCCAGAAATCCACCCTGAACGAAATCCTGAAGCGCGGCGAGCTGCGTGTCGGCCTCGACGCCGGCTACATGCCCTTCGAGATGACGGACAAGAAGGGCGAGATCGTCGGCTTCGACGTGGACATGGCCAAGGAAATGGCCAAGGCCATGGGCGTCAAGCTGACCATCGTCAACACCGACTATGACGGCATCATTCCCGCCTTGATGGCCGACAAGTTCGACATCATCATCAGCGGCATGACCGTTAACCAGGAACGCAACCTGCAGATCAATTTCGCCGACCCGTACATCGTCGTCGGCCAGGCCATCCTCTTGAACAAAAAGCACGAGGGCGCGATCACTTCCTATAAGGATTTGAACGATCCCAAGTTCACCGTTGTCTCCCGCATCGGCACCACCGGCGAACAGGCCGCCAAGCGCATGATCCCCAAGGCTCAGTACAAGAGCTTTGAGAAGGAGTCCGACGGCGCCATGGAAGTGGTCAACGGCCAGGCCGACGCGTTTGTCTATGACCTGCCCTTCAACGTGGTCTTCATGGCCCAGCAGGGCGGCAAGAACCTGGTCCTGCTGGACAAGCCCTTCACCTACGAGCCCCTGGGCTTCGGCGTGAAGAAGGGTGACCCGGACTTTTTGAACTGGCTGGACAACTTCCTGACCCAGATCAAGAACGACGGCCGCTTCGACCGCATCTACGACAAGTGGATCAAGGGCACCGAGTGGCTCAAGGACATCCAGTAATCAAGCAAAGTTGAGGGATCCGGCTTTTCATGCCGGATTCCTCGTTTTCATGACTTAAGCATCACCAGGACGGACAATGGCCACCTACACCGGACTCGATCGGCCCAAAAGCAAATTTTATTACCAGTTCTGGAGTCTCGCCTTCGTGATCGGGCTCTGCAGCGCCATGGCTCTGCTCTACTACTCCACGAAAAAAGTGGAGTACACATGGAGATGGAACCGCGTACCCCAATATTTCATTTACGACGACAAGGTGAACATCCGCGCGGAGATGGAAGGGACCATCACCTCCATCACGGAAACCGGCGAGAACGTACTCGTGACGGTGCAAGGCGACGACGGGGAAGAAAGCCACACCCTGCCCAAAACCTCGCTGCTGCTGGCCCCGGGCGACTATGTCTATGCGGGCGACAACATCGGTTTCTACTCCGAGACAAAGCCCGGCATCCTGATCGAAGGACTGCTGCTGACTCTTGAAGTGAGCGCTCTGGCCATCGTCTTCGGCATCCTGCTCGGCCTCTTCACGGGTCTGGCCCGCATCTCCGACAACCCGGCCCTGCGCTGGGGAGCCATCGCCTACATCGAACTCATCCGCGGCTCACCGCTGCTGGTGCAGATATTTCTCTGGTACTTCGTGGTCGGCACGGTCATCAACAGCATGCTGTCCCAATACGGGATCGGGCAAATCCCGCCGCTCTGGTTCGGCGTCATGGCCCTGGCCATCTTCACCGGCGCCTACACCGCCGAGATCGTGCGCGCGGGCATCCAGTCCGTGCACCGCGGCCAGATGGAGGCCGCACGCTCGCTCGGGATGACCTACAACAAGGCCATGCGCAAGGTCATCCTGCCCCAGGCCTTCCGCCGCATCCTGCCCCCCCTGGCCGGACAGTTCATCAGCCTGGTCAAGGACTCCTCCCTCCTCGGCGTCATCTCCATCCGCGAACTGACCAAGGCTTCCCGGGAGGTCGTGTCTTCGTCCCTGCAGCCCTTTGAAATCTGGATCGTGTGCGCCATCCTGTACCTGGTCCTGACCTTTACCCTGTCCATGTTCGTGCAGTATCTCGAACGCAAGGCCATCTAGAGGATATCATGCACAAACCACCCATCATCGACGTTCAAAGCATCGACAAGTTCTTCTACACCCCGGAACGTTTGCAGGCCCTGAACCGCGTATCCTGCACCGTGGCGCATGGGGAGGTCGTGGTCATCATCGGGCCGTCCGGTTCCGGGAAATCAACCTTCCTGCGCTGCCTGAATCGCCTAGAATACGCCGATACCGGACACATCATCATCGACGGCGTGGACATTCTCGATCCCAAATGCGATATCAACGCCATTCGCGCCGAAGTGGGCATGGTCTTCCAGTCCTTCAACCTCTTCCCGCACAAGACGGTGCTGGACAATCTGACCATGGCCCAGATGTCGGTGCGCGGGCGCTCGAAAAAAGAGGCCGAGGCCAAGGGCATGGCGCTCCTGGAAAAGGTCGGCATCGCCGAAAAGTTTGCGGCCAGACCCGAGCAACTCTCCGGCGGTCAGCAGCAGCGCGTGGCCATTGCCCGATCCCTGGCCATGGACCCGAAGATCATGCTCTTCGACGAACCCACCTCCGCCCTTGATCCGGAAATGGTCGGCGAGGTTCTGGACGTCATGAAGAACCTGGCCCGAGAGGGAATGACCATGGTCGTCGTCACCCACGAAATGGGTTTCGCGCGCGAGGTCGCGGACCGGGTCCTGTTCATGGACAAAGGCGAAATTCTGGAACAGGGCGCGCCCGAACATTTTTTCACCGCGCCAACCCTGGAACGGACCAAGGAGTTTTTGGGGCAAATTCTCTGATCAGACAACGACAACCGAGGAAGGAGCGAGATGAGCAAGGCGCTACAGCATCAATTGGCCAAGACCATCAAGGAACAGGGCGACATGGCCCGGGATATGGCCATTGCGGAACTCAAAGACCTGAAGAAAGACCTTCTGGAACTGGAAAAAGCCCTGACCACCAAGAAGACCCCCGACCAGGGTCTGCTCATGGACATTTCCCACGGCGCCTTCGAACTCTTCCGCACAGCCTCCATCGTCCTGGAAACAGACAACCTGCAGGATCAGCTCCAGCACGCTGCCGAAGCCGGCAAGGACTTGGAATACCTCGAAAAAAAGGGAGCCATCCTGCTCACTAAACCCGAAGGCTGGCACTGGTTCACGCCCAAGGGCGAAATGCTTTTCCTGGCCGCGCCGAACGAGACCAGGCTGGCCGCCCAGAAACTGCAGGAACGCATCACCCGCAAGACACCCGCCAAACCAGCCCCCAAGCCCCAGGCACCGCCCAAAGCTCCGCCCATTTCGACGGAAGATTGATCTTGGGTCAAACGAAAAAATGCCCGCCGGACCGAATGGTTCGAGCGGGCTTTTCATTTGTGGAGGCGAGGAAAGATAGGCAGAAATGCCCCGTGATCTTTACTTCAATCCCAAAGCTTCGCGTTGCATATTCTGGTATTGCTTATTGGCTGCCCTTAGATTGTCCTTACGCTGGCGGAGGATGTTCTTCTCGGAGACGGAGGCTGTACCCTTGAGGCGATTGGTCAGACGGGCGGTGTGGGAAAGGATGAATTCTCGAAAAGCATCGAGGGGAAGGCCGCCTTGCTTGCGTTTGGCGGAAAACGCATGGGCAGCTTTGGCATAGGCCTCTTTATCCTGCACAAGCGTAAGGGACCCAGAGGCCTCTTCAAGCTGTTTCAGGTCAGGATTAATGCTGCTCACCATCTCGGCGGAGTTTGCGTATGTGGCGAGTTCCTGCTGCAGAGTCAATTTTTCTGCAGCAAGGATGAGCTCAGGGCTATTGGATTTTTCTAATTGTTTGTACGTTGTAAGCGTGGCGGGCAAGCTTTTCTGAAATTCCACCGCCTCTAAAGATGACTCTTTAAGCTGAAATAGGCCCCAATCACGCGAGAGATTTTCAAAAAGCTCATCTATCAAGCCAGGCTTTACCATGAACTGTCTCCGCCTCAGAAAGATCGTACCCTTGTTCTCGCAGATACTCGATCCCAAAGAGCTCTTTTCCGGCAGCGACTAAATGCGTTGGGAGAGGAATTTTTTTGAGCAGCCGACTGGCTTCCCCGTGTTCACCTCGCTCTTTTGCGGCAAGCGAAGCGCTGAGAATCCGAAATCTTTCTTCTCGTGTCAGCTTTTCCATGATTATCTCCAGTTTTTCTGATCGATAGGGCAACCCGCTTTCGGTGTCCAGAGCGGGGCAAGCCCATTCCTCGGCCAGGTTTGGTATTACACGCCCGGCCTTCTGGACTAATCCCGGTTTTTTTGAATCCTCCAAGCCTGGAAGCAGGCTGGGATAAGACCTAACCACCACTCATTTACAGGACAATAGGGTCCGCTACTGATCTTTCCCCAAAATCTCCCCATTTTTGACATGGCTCAAAGCGGCCTTATCTCAAAGCCCCTAGACAGGACTCACGCAACAAACAGCGGAGGAACGCATGAAAAGAAAAATCATTGAAATAGACGAAGAAAAGTGCACGGGCTGCGGCCAGTGCGTGACTGGATGCGCCGAGGGCGCTTTGGCCATCATCGACGGCAAGGCCAAGATCGTGAGGGATATGTTTTGTGACGGGCTCGGAGCCTGCATCGGGCATTGCCCCGAGGACGCCCTGCACATCATCGAGCGCGAAGCCGACGATTTCGACGAGGAAGCGGCCATGGAGCATGTGCGCAAAATAGGCGGCGTCGAGGCCCTGGTTCACGGAGCGGGACACGGCGGCTGCCCGTCGGCCCAGGTTTCGACCCGCACGGCCGGACATGGCGGCTGCCCTTCCGCCGGCATGATGCGCATGACCCCGTGCGAACAGGCCAACGTGCCCGCAGGCCAGGCCGGCTCGGCCCTGTCCCACTGGCCCGTGCAGATCCGGCTCGTTCCGCCGCACGCGCCTTTCCTGCAGGACGCGGATCTCTTGATCGCCGGAGACTGCTGCCCCGTGGCCACTCCGGATTTCCACGGACGCTTCCTGGCCGGACGCACGGTCATGATCGGCTGCCCCAAATTCGACAACGCCGGGGAATACGTGGAGCGCCTGACCCAGGTCTTTGCCCAGAACAGGATCAAGTCCGTGACCATCCTGGAAATGGAAGTGCCCTGCTGCTCCGGCTTGTCGCGCATCGTGGGACAGGCCCTGGCCAACAGCGGAAAGGACATTCCCGCAGTGCGGGCCATCGTGGCCAGGGACGGCAAGGTCAGCGAGGAGAAATTCACCCCCCCGGCGACGGCCCCTCAGGGATTGACCCGGCTCTAAGTCCAGCCCCAAGCTCTGGGACGCATCATCCGCCTCCCGAGCCCGCTTACCGGTTCCAGTCCTGGTCGCGCACCCGGACAAAAGCCTCTTCCGGCACAGCGAGGGGCTGCGCAAGAACACCCTCTTCCGCCATAACGCGGTGGAGGGTGTTTTTGCGTTCACGCTCCGGCCACTGCTGACACAGCAGCACGCCGGCAAAGACCACGGCCACCCCGGCAAGCTGCCAGGCGGTAAGACGCTCGCCCAGACACAACCAGCCCAGCAGCATGGAAAACACGGGAATGAGATTGACGAAGGCCGAAGCCTGCCAGGCCGGAAGCTTGCTGATCCCGTAGTTGTAGAAACCGTACGCCCCGATGCTTATGCATACGCACAGGTACAGCACGGCCAGACTGGGACCTGGCGGGAAGGCCTGGGGCATCAC is a genomic window of Desulfomicrobium baculatum DSM 4028 containing:
- a CDS encoding SufB/SufD family protein — its product is MSELSQTLVDLNSYSFSGRQSAELPDFSTLSEESKRELRMVGVDVDAAGERAGTFLQFDHSTVHCKSAGKGVEVLGIRQALKKYDGLPEYFWKAMDPEKDDFTRAAAREELHGGYFIRTEKGVKVAEPVQTCLFIKGQNVGQNVHNIVVVEEDSEVHIVTGCATSHDVTSALHLGISEFYIKKGGKLTFTMVHNWGEDVMVRPRTVGIVEERGVLQNNYVLLKKVKSVQSYPTIYLNGEGAVARFNSVIVTPTGSHVDTGNRIVLNAPNTRGEIISRTITTGGTIVARGEIIGNAVPARGHLECKGLILGGGLIHAIPELQGCVTGVELSHEAAVGKIAQEEIEYLMARGLDEDEATSTIVRGFLNVEIMGLPQELRESIDKTIAELDASDAM
- a CDS encoding ABC transporter ATP-binding protein, with amino-acid sequence MLQIENLHVNIGDREVLKGINLNIDEGETFILFGPNGSGKTTLLMALMGFSGYTVTAGKIVFKGVDITEMPTYERARLGIGMSFQRPPTIHGLKTRHLVSMCARGREVDVDCMAKTVNFDSFLDRDINSGFSGGEIKRSELLQLMAQNPSLILFDEPESGVDLENMVLIGNTARALLDGATAPSSETCMRDLRRRNKTSGLIITHTGYILDYVNADRGQVMYNGVLCCDTRPTRPRDILDHISKYGYKECIRCLN
- a CDS encoding rhomboid family intramembrane serine protease, whose amino-acid sequence is MFPLRDNIPSRHRSYMMWTLLALNIAFFLAGLGLSNAQEFRLFHLFGVVPARYFDPQWAIFQGYPEGLLLPLGTHMFLHSGWLHLIVNMWTLWIFGDNVEDVMGPFKFLVFYLLCGLGALAVHMLTNSSSTMPVVGASGAIAGVMGAYFFLYPHAKVVTFLPILIIPFIFELPAVFYLGAWFLTQVLSGMLAPAGGGGVAWWAHIGGFVVGMLLLRFFRDDSRCYYCYRSETWKEWK
- the coaE gene encoding dephospho-CoA kinase (Dephospho-CoA kinase (CoaE) performs the final step in coenzyme A biosynthesis.), giving the protein MQEYVEKVGVADVGQRLDVFWQTCLEEEGVGRSRVQAWIKDGRARINGQVCSKAATRLMPGQTLTLAPEYTDSSVVPDDGPLNVFFADEDLVVVNKTPAMTVHPAPSVAEPTLVHRVAHHFPALLSQSGERPGIVHRLDKDTSGLIVLALSESARLSLTQAFASREVYKEYLALVAGVPDSSGTVSLALGRHPSIKTRMAVVERGGRAAETRFELLWSAADRSASLVRVRIMTGRTHQIRVHMAALGHPLLGDAVYADKQTAARAPRQMLHAWQLRFEHPRSFESMEFCAPPPDDFLQVLRELCRERACIGLTGAVGSGKSTVRAVAEEMGVPVFCADRVVAEAYAKGGEGCAILEHHFGTRFTHPGGGVDKDLLRSALAESDSLRREVERLVHPLVRHALHAFRAAHDEDVTLAEIPLLCEAGLAAEIDLLAVVYCPDRLRHARLQGRGWSPERIVMVDSWQWPQDRKVGMAQLVVDNSGSLQDLHSRARALIQVVQEMLRGHAERCVDELCAIFENPDTMEEAD
- a CDS encoding OmpA family protein; its protein translation is MKVKKLVLLALLVAMCSASVAVAAENYVRKVDNFFILVDRSGSMDEKYVGTKETKIVLAKALLERMNAMIPELGYQGALSTAAPAGELQALEAYTTAGYGASIAKIPTVIGSNPTPLGVGLAGLEPALQGAVGRSAVIVVSDGRENTGEGSVKVAAALAEKYGACFHTISFADTVNGNQPLLDAITALKQPCGVGASAADLADDAALQKFVKDVFYDDATAVDPCSLDDDGDGVNNCIDKCPDTIKGLAVDAAGCPIDDIVTLKINFDFDKSDIKPEYHQELADFASYMRQQQSFTVVEIAGHTDSVGTDEYNQKLSERRAKAVRDYLVNELGMDTNLFSAVGYGESKPIATNDTDAGRAENRRILAELKGVYKKK
- the dinB gene encoding DNA polymerase IV, producing MDESLRAVPDFKRVILHLDMDAFFTSVEQADDPLLQGKPVVIGQSLRGVASAASYEARKYGIRSAMPIVQAKKLCPHAVFLPGRMSRYREISVKIMNIMRALCPLVEQASVDEAYADISGTRRIFGPPENIARRLKAEILAATNLTCSVGIAPNKFLAKIASDWNKPGGLTFIPPADVPAFLRDLPLGRIPGVGKQFQEELRRIGVTTIPHVLAHPRTYWNELMGKRGAFLHDRACGIDDSPVVPGSDPKSCSAENTLDRDTLDRTLLERWLLIQAERIGRELRGLGKKGLTVTLKIKFQDFSSITRSRTLARPTDITTEIFEAARMLLTAEKLPRPVRLIGTGVSNFRFVQAELPLMPDAGRKRSQQLDQAMDRIRDKFGNKSILRAEAAIRESDAVNDLLSQKNRTSNGQ
- a CDS encoding dimethylarginine dimethylaminohydrolase family protein; the protein is MFSHAITRIPGPDYPKGLTTSTLPAPDLELALRQHDAYVRCLESLGLTVEVLPAAPGFPDACFVEDTAVVVRETAVITRPGAPSRTGETVHIEAALAPHRPLARIKAPGTLDGGDILQVGKHFFIGVSDRTNDEGARQLAAILAVHGYESSIIKVAAGLHLKSSLNFVGEDTMLVTADFAGHPAIADFKQIVCPADEEYAANTVLVNGTLIMPTGYPRTRALLEPLNLPIVELDTSEYRKMDGGLTCLSLRLQNPVS